GCAGCGGCCAAAGGGAGCATTGCCATGACCGAGGCCATCAGGGTGTTCTGGCGACCCGGCTGAAGCAGTTGCCTGCTTCTCAAGGAGTTTCTTTCGGCCCGTGAGGTCGAATTCGAAGCCATCGATGTTTCGCACCCAGAGGGCCGCCAGGCGCTGGCGGCGCTGGGCCTCGACTCGGCCCCGGCGGTGGCCGTCGGCGAACGCGCCATCCATGGCCTCGCGCTGGCCGATGTGCCCGAGTTCGTCGGTCTCGAAGCCGAGCTCGAGGTGCGCCTCTCGCCGGCGGCGCTGCTGGCGCGGCTCGATCTGATCCTGGCGGCGGCCGAGCGCACCCTGCGACAGCTCCCCGAGGCCCACATGGCTGACCTGGTGCCCAGCCGTGACCGCAGCTGGCGGCAACTCGGCTACCACGTCTTCGTCATCGCCGAGGCCTTTTTGGCCGCCACGAAGGGGGCCGAGCTTTCCTACGAAAGCCTGGCCGTGACGCCGCCCGATGAAGTCAGGACCGGTGCCGATGTCGCCGCCTACGGCGCCGACGTGCGCCGGCGCCTGGGTAACTGGAGCTACCCTGGCGGCGAGGGCACGGTGATCCCGACCTATTACGGCGAGCAGACCCTGCATCAGGTGCTGGAGCGCACCACCTGGCATGCGGCCCAGCACGTGCGTCAGTTGGAGAGCTTGCTCGAGGGGCTGGGGATCGAGCCGGATCGCGCGCTCACGGCCGCTGACCTCGAGGGCCTGCCGCTGCCCAGCGAGATCTGGGAAGGCTGAGCGTGATCGTCGATTGCCACGTCAACATCTGGAACCCGGAACACGTGCTGCCGGCCTATACCGAGCAGCTCGGCCGCATCCGCGAGCAGGCCATCCCCGAGCGGGCCGACGCCGACACCATCATCGAGGTTCTCGACGGCATCGACCGGGCCATCGTGTTCACCTTGCGCTACGGCGATACCACCGGCATCGAGGGCGAGGACCGGGTGACGGCCGAGGCGGTGGCGCGCTATCCCGACAAGCTGGTGGGTTTCGCCTACGTCGATCCACGGCGCCCGGGGTATCTCGAGGAACTTGAGTTTGCCATCCAGGAGCTCGGCCTGAAGGGCGTCAAGTACGGACCGATCTACAATGGCGTGGCGCTTGACGATGCCCGCATGGAACCGGTCTACGACTATTGCCTCGAGCACAACCTGCCGCTGACGCTGCACATGGGCACCACCTATACGCGGCTGCATGCCGCCGACCTGGGCCGGCCCATCCACGTCGAGAAACTGGCGCTGAGCCGGCCCGAGCTCAAGATCGTCATGGCCCACATGGCGCACCCCTGGTTCGAGGAATGCGTCGCCGTGATCCGCAAGCAGCCCAACGTCTACGCCGAGATCTCGGCCATCTACTATCGCCGCTGGCAGTTCTACAACGTCATGATGGCGATCCAGGAATACCAGGCCGCGACCAAGGTTTTCTTCGGCAGCGATTATCCCTACTCGACGCCGGCCGAGGGGCTCAGGATGACCCGCGAGGTGCTGCAGGTGGGCGGCCAGGGCGGTATGCCGGCGGTGTCGCCCGAGATCGTCGAGCAGATCATTCACGCCGACCCCTTCGAGCACTGGTGGCACGGCGGTTTCGAGCAGAGTTGAAACACCGGGGAGGATCCAGATGACCCTAGAGACGCCGGACCGCCACGAGATCACGGCCAAGCTCTACGCCTCGGTGCTCAGCGACGTGCTCGATGCCGTGGGGCTCAGGAACCAGGCGCTGAGACCTTTCGTCAGGCCGCTCGACGACACCCTGGTGCTCTTCGGCCGGGCCCGCACCGGGCTTTACATGAACGTCTACGATGCGCCCGAGGGCGAAAATCCTTACGAAGTCGAGATCGCGCTGGTCGACGATCTCAAGCCCGGCGAGGTTGCCGTATTCGGCTGCGAAGGACCGACCGAACGTATCGCGCCCTGGGGCGAGCTCCTGACCACCGCGGCCATGGCCCGGGGTGCCGTGGGCTGCCTCACCGATGGTCTGGTGCGCGACGTGCGCCAGATCCGCGAGCTCGGCTTTGCTGTTTTCCACGGCGGCATCGGCCCCCTCGATTCAGCCGGCCGCGGCCGCATGATGACCATGGACCAGCCGATCGAATGCGGCGGGGTCGGGGTGGCGACGGGCGATTACGTCTTCGGCGACGTCGACGGCGTCGTGGTGATTCCCCAAGATTGCGCTGACGAGGTGTTCGCCAAAGCGCTGGAAAAGGTGGCTGCGGAAAACGCCACCCGCGACGAATTGCTGGCCGGCCGCACCCTGGGCGAGGTCTATGACGAATACGGCGTCTTGTAAGGTCCGGCAACCGATCGGTATATGCCATTGACATATACCGCTACGGCACCGATATTTGTATATACCTTGTGGATATACCTGGAGCGCACGCCATGGTGCAATCAACGGTTTTTACCAACAACAAGAGCCAGGCAATTCGCCTGCCCAAGGCGGTGGCCTTGCCCGACACGGTCAAGCGAGTGGACATCATCAAGCTTGGCCAGGCCCGCCTGATCACTCCGGCGGGTACGTCGTGGGATAACTTTTTCGACGGCCCAACCGCCTCGGAGGATTTCATGACGGACCGGGAGCAGCCGGACGAGCAGGAGCGGGAGGCTTTCTAGGTGTTGCGCTACATGCTCGACACAGACATCTGCATCTACACCATCAACAATCGACCGCCGCATCTTCGAGACACCTTCAACCGGCACAATGAACACTTGAGTCTCTCGGCGGTGAGTCTGGCCGAACTGCAATACGGTGCCGAGAAGTCCTCCATGGCGGAACGCAATCTCGCCGTTGTCGAAAGGTTTGCCACGCGTGTCGAGGTTCTCGCCTTCGATCAAAAGGCAGCCACCCAAAGCGGTCAGATCCGGGCCGAACTGGCAAAGGCCGGAACGCCCATCGGTCCCTATGACGTGATGATCGCCGGACATGCCCGCAGCGAGGGGCTCATCTTGGTGACCAACAACGTCCGCGAATTCTCCCGGGTTGACGGGTTGCGTCTGGAAAACTGGGTGGACTGACCAGCGGCGATCAAGGCACGGGGAGCAGCAAAACATGATTGAGCCCAAGGCGCGCCTGGAAAGCCCGGCGTTGTTGATCGTCGACATGCAGAACGATTTCGTGCGTGAGGGCGCGCCGCTGGAGGTACCTGATGCGCGGGCCACCATCGCCGCCCACCAGGCCCTGATCGCCGCCTTTCGCGAGCGCGCCCGGCCGGTCATCTATACCAAGTTCCTGGCCACGCCCTACCCCTCGCTTTTGTGGAACTGGTCGCCTCAATGCCGGCCCGAGACCAAATGCTGCTGGAAGGGGCATAAGCGCACCTATCAGGACAGCAGCCATGCGCTGGAGTGCAGCGACATCATTGCCGAGATCTACCCCCAACCCGGCGACCCCATCGTCGAGAAATACGGCTATGGCGCCTTTCACGGCACGGCGCTCGCCGACATGCTGCACGCGCTGGGCGTGGGCTCGCTGGCGCTGACCGGAACGGTAACGCAGATCTGCGTCGAGGAAAGCGGCCGCGAGGCCTTCCACCACGGTTTCATGACCACCATGGTGACTGATGCGGTGTCGTCGTTCGCGCCTGATCTGCAGGCCGCAACACTGAAGAATTTCGCCGCTAAATTCGGCTGGGTGGCCGATCACGAGGCCCTTGTCGCGGCTCTCTAAAATTTAGTTAAACCTTTCCAAAACAGAAAGAAACTGGGCATCGGCGCTAATCGAATGGTAACCTTTGTCGGCTAGGGTTGCTCTTTCGATGGCGGCTTTGTGGGTGCCGAAGATGCCAGAATCAATGCACGAAGAGCCGACCCCGGGCATGACGCCCGAGCGCCGGAAATATCTCCAAGAGCTGCAGCGCGGTGGCGGAGATTGCCGGCGCAACAACCGCGTCAGTTGGGATTGCCGGGTGTTGGGCTGGTCCGAGTTCAAATGGCAGGACGGTTACCGGCGCTTCCTGGGGGAAGCCATCACCAACAAAGGCCTCGCCGCCCTGGCCCGCCAAGGTTACGCGCTCTAGCGTTTTTAGAGTTTGATCCCGGCCACCGGGCCACATCAATCTAGCCGCAGATCATCTCCAGGTGCACCGCGATGGCGATGTTGTCGTGGAACAGGAAGCTGTTCGACCAGACCCCGGTGCCGACGTTGAATTCCTTTCGTTGCAGCTCGAATTCGCCGTCGGCGCTGACGTGCTGGCGGCCGTCGGCGGCTTCGGTCAGGCTATAGCGGAAGGGAATGATCAGCGGCCGGCGCACGGATTTCAGCGTCAACTCCCCCTTGACGACAATTTCGCCGCCACCACCCGGGTCGAAAACCGAGGAGGCCAGCACGGCGGTGGGGTGGTTGGCGCTGTCGAGCATGGGCTCGCTTTCGATGAATTCGTCGGACTCGGGATTGCCGGTGTCGACGCTGCGGGTGTCGACGGCGGCCACGGCGGTGCTGCGCTCGGGATGTTCGCCATCGAGAAAAAGCTTGGCCTCGAAGGTCTTGAAGCGGCCGCTGAGCGGCAAGCCGAAGATCTGCCAGGCGGTGAAGCGGACCGAGCTGTTGGCTTGGTCGACGCGGCATGGTGTGGCCGCCAGGCCGGGGGCCGAGATCAGCAGCAGCGCGAACGCTGCCAGCAATAGGGTCTTCATCCGCCCAGCATACGCCGAAGCCCGCCGTCCTTCAGCACAAGTTGACGAAAAAGCGCCGCCACGGTGTGCAGCGCGATCAGCGCCAGCAGGGCATAGACCGTGACTTGGTGGACTTGGCGCAGGATCTCCGCCAGTTCCTTGTCTGGGGCCAGCAGTGGCGGCAGCAGGAAAAATCCAAACAGCCCGACGGCAAAGGCCGAGGCCGAGGTATAGGCCCAGCCACCGGCGATGGCGGCGATCAGGAGCGCATAGAGAGCCAGGTGATTGAGGCGTGCCGCCCGCGCCAGCCAGGGGCTCGGCCCGGCTGGCGGCTCTGGGCTCTGTGGCCAGCCGCTGTAGAGCCGCCAGGGCAGGCGCAGCAGCACGACCATCATGATGGCGACGCCGAGCGAGCGGTGCACGGTCAACAGGATCAGGCGCTCGGGCGAGGCCGGCAGGCCGGCGGCGACGATGGCCGGCGGCACCGACAGCACCAGCAGCCCGAGCGTCAGCCAGTGCCCAAGCCGCGAGATCCGGCCATAGCGCGCGCCGCCGTCACGCCAGATCGCGCCGTGGATTGGCCCTTCACTGGGCATGGTATGGCCCTATCGCTTTCACACCTGATCGTGGCGGAAACAGTCGACAACGTGGTCGTTGACGATGCCCGTGGCCTGCATGAAGGCGTAGCAGATGGTGGGGCCGCAGAAATTGAAGCCGGCGGCCTTGAGGGCCTTGGACATAGCCCGTGACTCGGCCGTTTCGCTGGGAATATCGGCCATCTCACGAAACCGGTTGGCAATGGTGCGGCCCTCGGTGAACTGCCAGATGAAGTCTTCGAAGCTCTGACCGGCCTCGCGGATCTCAAGGTATGCCCGGGCGCTGCGCACCGCCGATTCGACCTTCAGGCGGTTGCGCACGATGCCCTTGTCCTGCATCAGGGATTCGATTTTATTGGGGCCGAAGCGGGCCATCTTTTGGGGCTCGAAGCCGGCGAAGGCGCGGCGGAAGTTGTCGCGCTTGCGCAGGATGGTGAGCCACGAGAGCCCGGCCTGGAAGCCGTCCAGCAGCAGTTTCTCGAAAAGCGCCCGGTCGTCGCGTTCGGGCACGCCCCATTCCTCGTCGTGGTAGGCGACGTAGAGGGCATCATCGCCCGGCCAGGAACAGCGGCCCTCGAGGCCGGCCATGCCGGTCAGGCCGGCTTGTGGTGGACCGCCTCGATCTTGTGGCTCGTGGGGTCGAGGACGAAGGCGGCGTAGTAGTGTTCGTGGTATTGCGGCCTCAACCCCGGTGCGCCGTCGTCCGTGCCGCCGTGGGCGAGCGCAGCGGCGTGAAAGGCGTCGACAGCCGCCCGGTCGGGGGCCAGGAGCGCGATGTGCAGGCCGGGACTGGCCGTGGCCTGGTCGCCGGCGTCGCCGATCCAGAAGCCGGGAAACTTGCTGCCGTAGCCGATGGCCGGGCCGAACTCCACCATGCGCCGGTAGCCGAAGGGCTCCAGCACGGCGTCGTAGAAGGCGGCCGAGGCGGCGAAATCGCCGACTCCGATGGAAACGTGATCGAGCATGACTTATCCCTCCGCAGGGCTATTGGGAATCTCCAGCCAGTCCGGCAGCACCGGCCTGAGGCGGGCACCGGCTGCCGTCATGACGACGCCGGGTCCGGCCAGGTGCTCGAGGCGGATCAGCGCCAGGCCGCGGTCGTCGAGGCCCGAGCGCATCTCACCGGCATTCTTGTCGCCCAGCATGAGCGGCGTGCCGGGCTCGGGCAGCGGGCCTTCCACGTCGACGCGCATCAGGCGCTTGCGGATGGTGCCGCGGTGGTGGGTGCGGGCGGTCAGCTCCTGGCCCACGTAGCAGCCCTTGTCGTAGTCGATGGCATGGAACTCGTCGAAGTTGCACTCCAGCGGGAAGGATTTCTCGATGACGATGTCGCGGCTGCCGTCGGGTACGCCGTGATCCAGGCGAAAGCGTTCGTAGATCTCGGGATCAGTGGCCTCGAACCCGGCCTTGTCCAGCGCCGCCGCGGCATCGCCCGGCACCATCAGGCGCAGGCCGAGCGCCGCCAGGCGGGAATCTACATAGGCCAGGCCGCCGGCAAAGCCCGAGCTCGATCCCTCGGTCACCAGCCCCAGCGCCGTTGCGGCGCCTTCGCCGAAGACCACGGCCACGCGCCACTCGCCGGCCTCGCTGATCTCGACCTTGGCCCGCAGGCGGTACATGGTTAGCCGCTTGACCAGTTCACCCAGCCGACCGGCCTC
The nucleotide sequence above comes from Alphaproteobacteria bacterium. Encoded proteins:
- a CDS encoding NrdH-redoxin, with translation MAVGERAIHGLALADVPEFVGLEAELEVRLSPAALLARLDLILAAAERTLRQLPEAHMADLVPSRDRSWRQLGYHVFVIAEAFLAATKGAELSYESLAVTPPDEVRTGADVAAYGADVRRRLGNWSYPGGEGTVIPTYYGEQTLHQVLERTTWHAAQHVRQLESLLEGLGIEPDRALTAADLEGLPLPSEIWEG
- a CDS encoding amidohydrolase family protein, whose translation is MIVDCHVNIWNPEHVLPAYTEQLGRIREQAIPERADADTIIEVLDGIDRAIVFTLRYGDTTGIEGEDRVTAEAVARYPDKLVGFAYVDPRRPGYLEELEFAIQELGLKGVKYGPIYNGVALDDARMEPVYDYCLEHNLPLTLHMGTTYTRLHAADLGRPIHVEKLALSRPELKIVMAHMAHPWFEECVAVIRKQPNVYAEISAIYYRRWQFYNVMMAIQEYQAATKVFFGSDYPYSTPAEGLRMTREVLQVGGQGGMPAVSPEIVEQIIHADPFEHWWHGGFEQS
- a CDS encoding RraA family protein; its protein translation is MTLETPDRHEITAKLYASVLSDVLDAVGLRNQALRPFVRPLDDTLVLFGRARTGLYMNVYDAPEGENPYEVEIALVDDLKPGEVAVFGCEGPTERIAPWGELLTTAAMARGAVGCLTDGLVRDVRQIRELGFAVFHGGIGPLDSAGRGRMMTMDQPIECGGVGVATGDYVFGDVDGVVVIPQDCADEVFAKALEKVAAENATRDELLAGRTLGEVYDEYGVL
- the vapB gene encoding type II toxin-antitoxin system VapB family antitoxin, translated to MVQSTVFTNNKSQAIRLPKAVALPDTVKRVDIIKLGQARLITPAGTSWDNFFDGPTASEDFMTDREQPDEQEREAF
- the vapC gene encoding tRNA(fMet)-specific endonuclease VapC is translated as MLRYMLDTDICIYTINNRPPHLRDTFNRHNEHLSLSAVSLAELQYGAEKSSMAERNLAVVERFATRVEVLAFDQKAATQSGQIRAELAKAGTPIGPYDVMIAGHARSEGLILVTNNVREFSRVDGLRLENWVD
- a CDS encoding isochorismatase family cysteine hydrolase, which codes for MIEPKARLESPALLIVDMQNDFVREGAPLEVPDARATIAAHQALIAAFRERARPVIYTKFLATPYPSLLWNWSPQCRPETKCCWKGHKRTYQDSSHALECSDIIAEIYPQPGDPIVEKYGYGAFHGTALADMLHALGVGSLALTGTVTQICVEESGREAFHHGFMTTMVTDAVSSFAPDLQAATLKNFAAKFGWVADHEALVAAL
- a CDS encoding YceI family protein, whose protein sequence is MKTLLLAAFALLLISAPGLAATPCRVDQANSSVRFTAWQIFGLPLSGRFKTFEAKLFLDGEHPERSTAVAAVDTRSVDTGNPESDEFIESEPMLDSANHPTAVLASSVFDPGGGGEIVVKGELTLKSVRRPLIIPFRYSLTEAADGRQHVSADGEFELQRKEFNVGTGVWSNSFLFHDNIAIAVHLEMICG
- a CDS encoding cytochrome b — its product is MPSEGPIHGAIWRDGGARYGRISRLGHWLTLGLLVLSVPPAIVAAGLPASPERLILLTVHRSLGVAIMMVVLLRLPWRLYSGWPQSPEPPAGPSPWLARAARLNHLALYALLIAAIAGGWAYTSASAFAVGLFGFFLLPPLLAPDKELAEILRQVHQVTVYALLALIALHTVAALFRQLVLKDGGLRRMLGG
- a CDS encoding DNA-3-methyladenine glycosylase I; translated protein: MAGLEGRCSWPGDDALYVAYHDEEWGVPERDDRALFEKLLLDGFQAGLSWLTILRKRDNFRRAFAGFEPQKMARFGPNKIESLMQDKGIVRNRLKVESAVRSARAYLEIREAGQSFEDFIWQFTEGRTIANRFREMADIPSETAESRAMSKALKAAGFNFCGPTICYAFMQATGIVNDHVVDCFRHDQV
- a CDS encoding VOC family protein, translating into MLDHVSIGVGDFAASAAFYDAVLEPFGYRRMVEFGPAIGYGSKFPGFWIGDAGDQATASPGLHIALLAPDRAAVDAFHAAALAHGGTDDGAPGLRPQYHEHYYAAFVLDPTSHKIEAVHHKPA
- a CDS encoding folate-binding protein yields the protein MTAQYAQLSDRAVVALGGPDAADYLQNLVSNDVTRVTPERTLYACLLTPQGKFLFDFFMARDPARADGFLLDVEAGRLGELVKRLTMYRLRAKVEISEAGEWRVAVVFGEGAATALGLVTEGSSSGFAGGLAYVDSRLAALGLRLMVPGDAAAALDKAGFEATDPEIYERFRLDHGVPDGSRDIVIEKSFPLECNFDEFHAIDYDKGCYVGQELTARTHHRGTIRKRLMRVDVEGPLPEPGTPLMLGDKNAGEMRSGLDDRGLALIRLEHLAGPGVVMTAAGARLRPVLPDWLEIPNSPAEG